Genomic window (Phragmites australis chromosome 5, lpPhrAust1.1, whole genome shotgun sequence):
AATGTAAGTGAGATGATATTGGAAGTCATTTTTCTGTCCATGAGCATGCCTGAGCAGAAATAAATGAAGTCAAAGGAGAGAAAACCCACCATACAAGAATACATCTCCATGCTTGCTTATAGTTCATAGTCTTGACTAACTTTAATGcacaagaaaattttaaatgGAGACTTTGGTCATAGAATATACAGTTAACTAACGAAACACACAAGAGAACATTACCATCTCCATTTAAGCTACTCTAATCATTTAAAACACATCTATTAACAATACTACTTTTAAGGAATGCAATTAAACTATAACACCATGCAGTTTGTATAGTGATACATGTTTGCATAAGCATGTACTTCCAAGAGAAACAGGAGTACTATAATAGTCTGGGAGCCAACATGTTCCTAGTCATCATGAAGCTAAACAGCATGGGATACAAATGATGGTAAAACTACAACAATTTTCCAGCCATTCTCAAGTTATTAACACATGGATTAAGAAAATGACAAAGGAGTACAACTAGGGTTCAAGGAGCATACCTCCAAAGATGGTTCACAATTTCTCCTTGTCTAATATGTTTATGCAGCAAGACAGGCACATCATCAGGAACAACATAACCGTACCTAGAATTACAATTGTAGCCAGCAAGAACAGATTTTAAGAAAGTAAGCATGTGTTACACAGGAGAGTTTACACAGGATGGTACTGAGCTTATAATAGTGAATAAGGATTTAATTTACTTTAGTACTCAGTTCTTACCAATGACCAGTAACTTCTCCATTAGCATCGGAACTGAAAATGATGACATTTCCTGCATACTTATGACCTCCCACGTGTGAGCATGCACTAACAGACACCTGACCATCAAGGCTTAGTCCATTTATCTCTTCCTTGAACCTTTTAATCAAAGCAGGTCCACAAACACCACACCTTTTGTCCCTGCTTCCATGGGAGCAAACAAAAACATAGGAACCTCTAATAGCCTCAGGAGATCCAGGAAGCCACTCAGTATCTTTCACAAGTACTTCTTCAACAAAGTTGTTGACATCAAAATGGGTCAGCCCTCTGCAAATTGTAAAAAATAAGCAGTTGACTTTAAAGGCTAAAGCCTTCATGTTTATGTAGCAGGCTTGCAGCTTACTTGTATCTGATCATATCTGGAAAGATCAACACATCTCCATTTGATGACTCAGTGCCATCTTCTCCTTCACAAATGGTCAATTTGGTCTGTGGCATAGTAGAATATACCACTCATTagcaataaaaaaatcaattagcACGAATCTACCAAAACTAGAACTTTCTTCAAAAGTAAAATTATAAACATGAACAGAAGGAAGCCAAGCAGTAAGCAAAGAAATATTCATAATACTGAATAATATCAACCAAAAGTTGAAATACTGTCCAATACCATACTCCCAGAGGACAATAGACTCGCTAGTAAAATTAAGCAATACCCACTCAAGGAGCCTATATAAGATAATGAAACACTCCCTTAGTTGGGATGCAACAATAGCCAAAATCAATTTGGTGCACTTCTCAATAAGTTAGTAGCTTATACGGGGTGATGCAAACTTCTATGGTTTTCTTTATTTACGAAGTTAATTCATAACATTCACAATTACAACAGTTCTGATCCTACCATCCACTTTGGATAACAGAGCAGTAAGCAAAACACCTTTACAGTGACACTGGATTCAGCAGCATAATATTAACACACAAGCCATGCTTGTTTGCCTTTCTTCATAACAATCAACTCCGTACATCACCTGGCcaatattaaataaaattatagAGGTGATACTGTTCATGCTTTTGCAATGCAAAGATAACCACATAAAAAGTAAGATCCTAAAAAGAGGAGAGGCGTTGATGCATACACACCATGAAATTTCAAAGGCACGTTACAAATTCTACCAAACACACGGAAAGTAGACAACATAGGAAAAGGATGCAATATATCAgaacatgaaaacatcattcaATCCATAGCAAGTAGAACATGGATTTCAACAGAAGATGTTAACCTCCTAAATTTTAGCATTGGAAATGAATCATGGATACATAACATATAAGCAAAATCTTAATTATAAAGCAGAGAGGATCCAGACAAATAGCTGTATTGAGTCAAATAATTCATGGGCAGTTGCGCACATCAAGTTAACCAAAACCAGGACATATACATTCAAAACATAAACACCAAACCACAACTAAAGCTAGACTAGCAGATCTTATTACACAGTGAAACCAGAGCCCAGTCCAAATGCCCAAGCCATGATTCAGATATCCGACAGAAACTACTAAAACATCAAATAAGAGCCAATTCTTCACTAGCTAATAGCCTAATAGATGAGGGGGAAAGAACTTAGGCCTACACAGACAACAACGTGCAAATAGAACGGGCGTAAAGCATCAAAATATCAGCAATCACTGAAGTGACTGAACCACATGCAGATAGATCCGACAAGCTTCTACTGACTAATTCACAAAAGATAAACCTAATCACAAGCAGACGACAACCGCATCATCTGCCAAAGCATAAGCACTCATCGGATCGACCAAGTAGTGAGCAAGAGTCATAAATAACTTTTGCACTTGTGCAGACAAACAAACCATACTAAATCACCTGATAGCTCAAGCTAGTGGGATCGTATCcgtaagagagagaaaaaaatcctaATCTTGGAAATCGAAACCGCGAGCTTCTAGTTCCCACTTTCCTCCAATCAAACTACTAAAAATCCAACCATAAGCATACTAACACCACATCACAGTACCGAACCAGTTAATTTCCGAGCCGAACAAAAAAACAGGCGGGGGAAGAGACGGATACTCACGGTCTTCTTCAGGTTGGGCTTGCTGGCCTtgatggcggcggcgaggaggcgggGGAGGCGGTCGGACTCGGCGGCCTCGACGTGGGACGGCCACACCTCGGGGCCCTTGTAGCAGAGGAACACGTGGCGCTCGTGGAACCCTACCGTCCCGGTCAGCTTCTCCTTCCCGAGTTCCGGCCGCTGGAACCCGAACTCCACGTCCGGATCCGgcgcagcggcggcgagggccgTGTCCGGCGCGTAGGCCGCCGGCACCGGCGCCGCGAGCGGGGCGTCGCTGGCCGTGGGTGAGGAGCGGGAGGGGTCGGCCATGAGGAGGAGTGGCAGTAGAGGACGGCGGGTTGGTGCGCGCTGCGAGGAGAGGAGTGGTGGAAATGGAAATTGCTTGGGGACCTTGAGGAAAATGGCCCGCATCTCGGGGTTTTATGGCAGGAGTTGTTCTTGCGGAAGGGGAAAAGTCCGGGCCGTGGGACCAAGGCGTTGATGGGCCATTTGCGGCGACGTTTGTATTTTCtcaactaattaattaatagcTGTTTGGTTGTACCGCGGCGGCGCATGTTTTTTCTCCCCTACGCAGCGGCTAGGGTCTTAACTCCTCCGGCGATTTTCTCGTCGTGAGTGTTCCGGCGATTTGGATCTGATCTGCTCTCGTCCTTGGGTGTTTAGCTAAGTGCTCGGGCTGATTGTGGGGACAGCTCGTCTGTCTACCCGGCCTTGGCACTGAATTTTCATCTAGGACGTGATCTGATTGTGGCGGTGAAGCTTTTCTGATGGGTGACAAGGCGGCTGATGCAAGATCGGAGGGAaggcgggagaagggggagagtTCTGGGCCAAGCCAGGACGAGGTGATCGCAGATCTTTTAAACTCCATGGATCTACAGGATGATGAGTTAAATGAATTCGtatgggaggaggaggcggtggatgTGGAAGTAAACACGAAGTGGTTAGCAGTGATCAGGGTGCTGATGAAGAAGGAGATCAGTCAGGGTGCGTTTTTTGGCGATATGCGGGCGGCATGGACTCTTGCGTAGGATGTATACTTTCGTGTCCTGGGAGAGAATCGTTTTACGGTACAGTTCTACTGCCTAGCGGACTGGGAGAAGGCGATGCA
Coding sequences:
- the LOC133919704 gene encoding uncharacterized protein LOC133919704, whose translation is MRAIFLKVPKQFPFPPLLSSQRAPTRRPLLPLLLMADPSRSSPTASDAPLAAPVPAAYAPDTALAAAAPDPDVEFGFQRPELGKEKLTGTVGFHERHVFLCYKGPEVWPSHVEAAESDRLPRLLAAAIKASKPNLKKTTKLTICEGEDGTESSNGDVLIFPDMIRYKGLTHFDVNNFVEEVLVKDTEWLPGSPEAIRGSYVFVCSHGSRDKRCGVCGPALIKRFKEEINGLSLDGQVSVSACSHVGGHKYAGNVIIFSSDANGEVTGHWYGYVVPDDVPVLLHKHIRQGEIVNHLWRGQMGLSEEQQKKAFELRNTTTGGASAKEPLEETGTDGASCNPAAAGGCCQDNGSFTCCQSDLPKEKQDKSVTPEQNEKGSEKENDKESGAGSKKGHTKICPMPTWFETWERADTNAALAVVAAAASVFVAFRIYKNLS